Part of the Zea mays cultivar B73 chromosome 4, Zm-B73-REFERENCE-NAM-5.0, whole genome shotgun sequence genome is shown below.
GGGTATAAAAACTATAATACTAACAACTAGTGCCATTGGTGCTTCCAAGAACACAAACAGCAATATGTCATAGAAAATTTTACTCTACCTGCTTTATTGGTGACTGGAATTGTTAAGAGCTCATTGTGCAATGCACTTTTGTGTGTCGAGATGAAAATGAACAAAACCAGCAAGTGCACCAAAGTTAAAACCAGTGGGACAACTTTTTTTAACTAATCCCACAACATTTTGAAAGCCTCAAAGTATGCTACTCCAGACAATATGACAGTCCTAATGCACATTTTGTAGCCCAACACAATGTCTCATCATCCTTGCAGTTGCTAAAATAAGAGCGTAGGCATCTAGAATTGCCTAGTGTTTTAGGGCCACCTTTGGTTCGAACTTTACAGATATTGGAATTCCGAGATTGACCTCAGCTTTGCTGAACAggcgacaccaccaccaccactaccaTCTAGACACCCTTTGCATATATTCCCCAATTCAAAAGCCTTTTTGGGACCAGGCAACAGCGAACACACACACACGCAAGACACTGTTAGCCCACGCAGGTCTGAGTTTTTACAAGACACTTCTATGACATACCATCATACAGAGAAGACACTTATCAGCACTTTCATGGTCACCAAAGGTTGTAGGGACAGCTCCAAACCTAGCACCAGCATGTAGAGCTAACCAGGTCATCTAAGGCATCTTACCAACCAACATCCACCGCCACATAAACATCaaatgctccatccacctccaggcATCGTCAAAAAACAGTATCTCATCCCAGTTACAGATCCAGATCAGAGTACCGATAGGGAGACGAAACGACACAGATCGAACGCAATTCCCCCTAATTACACGGTCATTCAGAAAAGTTGAAGAGGAGCGAAGTCGAAGACCACTCACCTTGCCTGTGGCCTCGTAGTAGTCGTTGAGCGCCCACTGGTACTTGGACTGATCCAACCCGAACCAGGTAGCCATGTACTCGTCGAGGCTGGCGTGCGCTGCGACGAGAACAGAGAGAGAATCCAAGCATTAGAACCCAAAAATCTCTGGACGAAAATCCAACAAAATCACGAAATGCGGTTCGCTCACCTTCCTGGACGCGCGCGACGGCGTCCCAGAAGAAGCCAAACGCCGATCCGTCGTGCTTGCCTCCCGCGGACGCCTTCTCGTACTGCGGCGGCGGCACCTGCACCGGCGGCGGCGCGACCTTCACAGGAGCCGACGGCGGGGGCGGGGTGAACACCACCGCAGGCGCCGCGAACGGGCTCTCGTGTTTCTGCGGCGAGGGAGAAGGGGAGGGCGACGGGGCTATCCTCTGTCGGGTGGGTGTAGAGAAATCCGAGCGCGGAGACTCGGGCGGCGGCGTGCGCAAAGCGCCCCGCGGCGTGCTAGCAGGAGACGGCGGCGTGATGAAGACGGTGAGGTTCCCGGCCCGCCCGATcatgggcggcggcggcggcgacggcgaggacgaggaccccATTGCCTCAGCTGGGGGCGGGAGATATGACTGGGGTCGGCGGAGCGGCGTTGGGGGAGCGCGGCGTCTGCCTATGGAGGAGAGCGAGAAGGGCAGGGGGCGCTCGTGGGAAAAGCGCCAGACGCCATTGCAGACAAGGCAGCGGAGCTTTTGTTTGCTTCCTAAATTTCCACCTTTTCTATTTTGCCCTCAAGTTAAATAACGCGACTTTTGGCGTTGTCACCGGATGGTGCATGCACCGCGGACTTCCAAGGCCTTGTTGAGACCCCTTTAGTGGGTCCTAATGTCAGAAGCTCATAGTTCGTGGACCCAGCGTAGGTCTTCAGGGAATGATGCACGCGCCCAAGGTTTCTCGCTCGTATTCTCCGCTTtttttcttctcaaatcaaaatagCTTGCCCTTTTCACGTTGGCTTTGCCCGACGCCTGCACCAGGTCTATGAACGTCGGGTTACGGCCTAACGGGAGCGTAATAGGTGGGGCCGCGCGACAGAGACAAAGGTTGTGGCGTGCTCGGATTTGGTATGGGAAAACTGGGTGTATGGGGACGTGGTGAGGTGCGAACGGTAAAAGGGCTTTGTCGCTGGATCCCACAGTCCCACTGTGCCCGGCGACGGGCGATCTATTGTATGAAAGACGTGAGGCAAGGGAGGTTACGGTTTTG
Proteins encoded:
- the LOC100281223 gene encoding uncharacterized protein isoform X1, with protein sequence MGSSSSPSPPPPPMIGRAGNLTVFITPPSPASTPRGALRTPPPESPRSDFSTPTRQRIAPSPSPSPSPQKHESPFAAPAVVFTPPPPSAPVKVAPPPVQVPPPQYEKASAGGKHDGSAFGFFWDAVARVQEAHASLDEYMATWFGLDQSKYQWALNDYYEATGKDVDCVKGSKLKELTTKVQKV
- the LOC100281223 gene encoding uncharacterized protein LOC100281223, whose product is MGSSSSPSPPPPPMIGRAGNLTVFITPPSPASTPRGALRTPPPESPRSDFSTPTRQRIAPSPSPSPSPQKHESPFAAPAVVFTPPPPSAPVKVAPPPVQVPPPQYEKASAGGKHDGSAFGFFWDAVARVQEAHASLDEYMATWFGLDQSKYQWALNDYYEATGKGTSNGWWYNINDVDCVKGSKLKELTTKVQKV